A genome region from Triticum aestivum cultivar Chinese Spring chromosome 2B, IWGSC CS RefSeq v2.1, whole genome shotgun sequence includes the following:
- the LOC123044185 gene encoding uncharacterized protein isoform X2 produces MVEPRAGAAEAPSLAATDALPAPNQGTTAGARKRKAPATEKAPRKPRKRQVEEPIQIPVYYGCRKGDFSSVHGDDLVQDCPAIYAENICAHIIGELPLQPQSMSLVDLQLWVFKLFRLHPETQDLRIKGFLKQHKNDPYDEEDPDWYLEYYRWDTHEFYGDKYWSSFANKLKKKRNVAQIRRSSCCTWNPLRSGTMTYCSKP; encoded by the exons ATGGTGGAACCACGCGCCGGCGCCGCTGAAGCCCCCTCCCTTGCCGCCACCGATGCACTCCCCGCCCCCAACCAG GGCACCACCGCCGGCGCGAGGAAGCGGAAGGCCCCGGCGACGGAGAAGGCTCCGAGGAAGCCCCGCAAGCGGCAG GTTGAAGAACCGATTCAGATCCCTGTGTACTACGGGTGTAGAAAAGGAGATTTTTCAAGCGTGCACGGCGATGATTTAGTTCAAGATTGCCCAGCCATTTATGCAGAAAACATATGTGCACACATAATCGGCGAGCTACCGCTGCAGCCACAGTCGATGTCACTGGTGGATCTGCAGCTCTGGGTCTTCAAGCTGTTCAGGCTCCATCCAGAAACACAAGATCTCCGTATTAAGGGGTTCCTCAAACAACACAAAAATGACCCGTATGACGAAGAGGATCCGGACTGGTATTTGGAGTACTACCGGTGGGACACCCATGAATTCTATGGCGATAAATACTGGAGTTCCTTTGCCAATAAATTGAAGAAAAAGAGAAATGTAGCGCAGATTCGCAGAAGTTCATGTTGTACGTGGAATCCTCTGAGATCAGGCACCATGACATATTGCTCAAAGCCATAA
- the LOC123044185 gene encoding uncharacterized protein isoform X1: MEHLAENFYAYFGDENLVMMFKKLCQQKRQHKFDKLWKELDELTSKYMAEKESGASEEVQQGSVKHDDAELQEQSPFSQPDSVEDGMEGDRANDSNGKITKFSDWIRLKPMEKWSLVHDRNGARYGIMGTDITDVYKNDPVLKGITCLPLSAMVEVTFLRLEEYFKNTGAAANKATGNPSVSLPERVQDDMNSKMQKAEMHQVLVGEEALKFTVKSRQRQVTVNMKSEYTHNMDKSKGSTARKTATCSRNKPQLLHKPCSHVIAVCCHIGVSTAEYMSPYYSLTCLGRTWSKKFNEFSRNYRKNLPRYYRDIRPFERETPTWIPDKRLERGFPVYLLPDCVQTAVVDEGQQCTTEDESVADNEATKTRSEESRA; the protein is encoded by the coding sequence ATGGAACATCTTGCTGAAAACTTCTATGCATATTTTGGCGACGAGAACCTGGTGATGATGTTCAAGAAACTTTGCCAGCAGAAGCGACAGCATAAATTCGATAAACTCTGGAAGGAGCTCGACGAGTTGACATCCAAATATATGGCAGAGAAAGAATCTGGTGCTAGTGAGGAAGTGCAGCAGGGGTCAGTCAAGCATGATGATGCAGAGCTTCAGGAGCAAAGCCCATTCAGCCAGCCTGATTCAGTGGAGGATGGGATGGAAGGAGATCGTGCCAATGATAGCAATGGAAAGATAACAAAGTTCTCTGATTGGATTCGTCTGAAACCAATGGAGAAGTGGTCACTGGTGCATGATCGCAACGGAGCAAGATATGGTATCATGGGCACTGATATAACTGATGTATATAAGAACGATCCTGTATTGAAAGGTATAACTTGCCTTCCACTCAGTGCGATGGTGGAGGTGACATTCCTACGCTTGGAAGAGTACTTCAAAAACACAGGTGCCGCAGCAAACAAAGCAACCGGCAACCCTTCAGTCAGTTTACCAGAACGTGTCCAGGATGACATGAACTCCAAAATGCAGAAAGCCGAGATGCATCAAGTTCTTGTGGGTGAAGAGGCTCTGAAATTTACGGTGAAGTCGAGGCAGAGGCAGGTTACCGTAAACATGAAGTCGGAATATACCCACAACATGGATAAGTCTAAAGGATCCACAGCTCGAAAAACTGCTACCTGTTCACGCAACAAGCCGCAGCTGCTTCACAAGCCTTGCTCTCATGTCATTGCCGTCTGTTGTCATATTGGGGTTAGCACTGCTGAATACATGTCCCCATACTACAGCCTGACTTGTCTAGGCAGGACCTGGAGTAAAAAATTCAATGAGTTCTCACGCAACTACAGAAAAAATTTACCACGCTACTACAGAGATATCAGACCATTTGAACGTGAAACACCAACTTGGATCCCCGACAAAAGATTGGAACGTGGTTTTCCTGTTTATCTGTTGCCGGACTGCGTACAAACTGCCGTTGTCGATGAAGGGCAACAGTGCACAACTGAAGATGAATCAGTTGCAGACAATGAAGCAACAAAGACACGCTCAGAAGAATCAAGAGCCTAG